The Oncorhynchus nerka isolate Pitt River linkage group LG24, Oner_Uvic_2.0, whole genome shotgun sequence genome has a window encoding:
- the dr1 gene encoding protein Dr1 encodes MASSSGNDDDLTIPRAAINKMIKETLPNVRVANDARELVVNCCTEFIHLISSEANEICNKSEKKTISPEHVINALESLGFASYITEVKDVLQECKTVALKRRKANSRLENLGIPEEELLRQQQELFAKARQQQAELAQQEWLQMQQAAQQAQLAAASASAGQQAGSSQDEDDEDDM; translated from the exons ATGGCTTCTTCGTCGGGAAACGATGACGACCTCACCATTCCCAGGGCAGCCATCAACAAAATGATCAAGGAAACTCTGCCCAACGTACGGGTTGCCAATGATGCAAGAGAGCTTGTTGTGAACTGCTGCACAGAGTTCATACATCTAATCTCATCAGAGGCGAATGAAATATGTAACAAATCTGAAAAGAAGACCATATCACCTGAACATGTAATTAATG CACTTGAAAGCCTGGGTTTTGCGTCGTACATCACAGAGGTGAAGGATGTCCTGCAGGAGTGTAAAACAGTAGCACTTAAAAGGAGGAAGGCCAACTCTCGCCTGGAAAACCTGGGCATCCCAGAGGAAGAGCTCCTCAGACAACAGCAGGAACTATTTGCTAAG GCACGGCAGCAGCAGGCCGAGCTGGCCCAGCAGGAGTGGCTCCAGATGCAGCAAGCTGCCCAGCAGGCCCAGTTGGCTGCAGCATCTGCCAGCGCTGGACAGCAGGCTGGCTCATCCCaggatgaggatgatgaggatgacATGTGA